The Homo sapiens chromosome 20, GRCh38.p14 Primary Assembly sequence gaaagaCATTTTCCTAATGTTAAAACCACAGAATGGCCCTATGATGTTTCCTTCGGAACTGGTACTGCTCAGCCCTGATCATGGGAGAAAACTGACAGGTAAAGAAAGCAGACAAACTTGGTGATTACCTTGAGGGATTGATCTCGCCTCATGACAGCAAGTTCAATGTTTTTGCCACCTGACTGAACCACCTTGAAGGGACAGAAGACAGGAGCATTAACCACCTTTCCCTATTCAAGACAAAAGCAGCTCTCAGGAGTACCTTAAATAGGTGTGTACCCAAACCCAGCACCGTCCCAGGAACAGAGGTCCCAGCCCCCAAAACCTGTGTCTTTGTCCTAAACTCATGGCCATTTGTGAAGTCTGTTTGGGATGCCTGCACACCCCTCCGCCTCCCAGCACTGGGACTCCTCTCTCCTGCACAGTAGCGCTGCTCCAGGCCCTCCTCTTGACACAGTGGTTACAACCAGGAATCCTGATGCCTACGCTCCCGCCTGGCCTTCCAGCTAGTCCCTCTCTGGTTTTACCTGCTAGCACTTCAAGGTCTTGACAAAGCCCAACCATATCTCCAGTTCTCTAATCCCCTGACTTTAGCAACAGTTCAAGCCTCTGGAAGGCCTAGTGATGGCTCGAGAACAGATTCCACAGCTGGACAGCTGGGTTCACATCCTGCCTCTGGTTCTCATGCTGTGTGTCCCTGCACAACCCTCAGCTGCCCCGGCTGGATAAAGACACTAATGATCACATCTTGCATGGCTATTTCAAGGAACACAGCAGTTAGGATACACCATAGACCAGagcagtgcctggaacacagcagTCATTAAGCATTACTGCTGGATCCTTGCCACCTTCCTTCCTGCTCATCTACCTACCACTCACCACCAAAACGTGGTATCTTCACCACCTTGCCTGGATTCCAAATGCAAACTTACTTCCAGGAGTGCCTTGATCACCAGCTTAATGGTCAGATCATCTGTTTCAATGGCTTCGTCAGTATAGTTCTTCTCCAGGAACTCGCGCACTGACTTGGCACCCCGACCTATGGCATTGGCCTAAAACAGACACGTATGTTCTCACGTGGCATAGGGCATGACAACCCAGGGCCAGCCCTGGAACACAGCTGCCCTACATGGGCCGCCCAGCCAGTGGCAGTGGCAGGAGGCAAGCTGGAGTGCTGGACAGCAGCTGTGGACACAGGCCCTGCCTCGTGGCTTCCTTTTGCAAAGAGCTCTTTAGAGTTGATGCTGATTCTTACCGAGAATGGGGTTATACGATTGTATGTTTTACTGCGCTATCAAGAGGcaatgggagatttttttttttttttttttttgaggtagagttttgctcttgttgcccagcctggagtgcagtggtgtgatctcggctcactgcaacctatgcctctcgggttcaagcgattttcctgcctcagcctcctgagtagctgggattacaggcatgtgccaccatgcccagcaaattttttttgtatttttagtggagacagggttctgccatgttggccaggctggtctcgaacacctgacctcaggtgatccaactgcctcggcctcccaaagtgctgggattacaggcgtgagtcaccacgcccacccaagaattttaatttatgtgGACTACGCTTACACCTTGCTGCCCTTTGATTTTCTTCCAAACAGCAATGTTTAATCATTTTCTTGCTCTCATAGGACTAGGTTAACTTAAACTGACTCATTCACTGATACAGGGCCTACAGCAGGAAGCCCAGGACCTCCCACCCCTCAAAGCCTTTTTCTGGCAAGACTGTCCAAAGCCCCTTTGTCACGAACTCACCTTCCAGGCATGGTATGTGCCCGAGGGGTCAGTCTGATAGAGCCTAGGAGTGCCATCAAAGTCGAAACCCACGATGAGGGCAGAGATGCCAAACGGCCTGCGCCCATTGCTCTGCGTATAACGCTAGCAAGAAAAGAAACAGGTCAGTGCCATCCAATTAAGAAACTGCATGTGAGGAAAGAACCGTACTTAGTGAAGATACGAACATTTTAAACCATGCCTGAGCCCCTTCTCAGGTTATCAGCAGTTCAAATGATACATTAGCCAATAGCTTTCAACATCCTTTTCTGCATTTTCACTCCTAGAAAAACTCACCTAGGACCAGAATTGTGAACTCAGGTTACTGGAAATTACTTTGACAGGTAGACACACATTCTGCTTACATACTAATGGCGTGTCCTCATAGGGTGGCTTCCAGCCCCCTTCAACTGCTTTGTGACTGGTCACTCAGGATGGCAAGACAAAAGCTATCATTTCCCTCCAGACACAGGAATTTGGAATATCCCATGCCAGGAACTGAGAACAGAACAATGTTACTGAAATTGGTGAGCTAGGTCAAGTTACACTTGTGCAAGTCAAGATTAGGATCACGCCCCAGAATAAATCAGTTTTCTGATTCACCTGAAGTGACATGGCAGGACCCTCCATGGCGGAGCCGTGACTGCCCTGCTGCCAGAGGTGAGCATGCAAGCGGGCAGGCACCCACCTGCTTCAGACTGGCGATGTAGCGGGTGATGTACTCCACAGTGACCGGGTCCTCCACAGTCAGCCGGTGGCTCTGGCACTCCACCCGGGCCCTGTTGATGACTATCCTTGCATCGGCGGTGAGGCCTGCAAGGAAAGCAGAGAGGCTTCTGCTAGAGAGACAGCACAAACTACAGGGTGGGGACAGACACGATGACCCAGCATTTAACCTTCCACAGACCCCCCAAACCGGCAGCAAGGCTATTCTAACTGACTGGCAGCGGAACCTATCAGCCCCTGGGAACTTCCAGGAAATTGGGTACAGATGCTTCTTGATGTGCAGTGGGGTGGTATCCCGCTAAACTCATCGTAAGTCAAAAATACCTGGCTGAAAATGCATTTACTACCCCATAAACCCattgtaaataaaaaattgtagGCTGCCGTGCagaatctggatttttaaaaacacagatcaACAGGGACTGTCTGCATAT is a genomic window containing:
- the PSMA7 gene encoding proteasome subunit alpha type-7, yielding MSYDRAITVFSPDGHLFQVEYAQEAVKKGSTAVGVRGRDIVVLGVEKKSVAKLQDERTVRKICALDDNVCMAFAGLTADARIVINRARVECQSHRLTVEDPVTVEYITRYIASLKQRYTQSNGRRPFGISALIVGFDFDGTPRLYQTDPSGTYHAWKANAIGRGAKSVREFLEKNYTDEAIETDDLTIKLVIKALLEVVQSGGKNIELAVMRRDQSLKILNPEEIEKYVAEIEKEKEENEKKKQKKAS